In the genome of Cryptomeria japonica chromosome 8, Sugi_1.0, whole genome shotgun sequence, one region contains:
- the LOC131027659 gene encoding disease resistance protein RPV1-like: MGCCFSKPTESPVQKSPQPHTSQPAIQQPLHSQPSIQKPLPSRPPVQPLPPSKPPVQQLPPSRPPIQPQPLVQPPPVQSQPLQRPMEKPASDQLWIPVALSPLQPIYPDYAVGIQEQKKDVTKLLDMERESQFSLAVIIYGFGGIGKTTLATAVIADLDLAQYNYSGVEIHADRSRNDIKSLQRQILKDAFPAYTFDRNVTFRNSSEGRDHLTSAFQAQRNKPVFLFIDNVLRAEDLQELFPKSLAGLPKRSRIVLTTRNLGVTEMLIHAGLERRDYPVGTLPDQDALKILFKDENIRGRENMQKALKICDGIPLVLEIVGARLRKQNYMVERCTQIFEALETGEDVKEENLSQRMVTSVYNELAPSTREAFSDICCFFTNWCRRDVEYIVGAQDVTLLQEAALMKTSSKDEFVHDIIRAKGRSLSKSNRILDMQSWREIAHDDQKLKQIKGVWLGKEESESGHEVDEKQLHSLKNSLRVLCLESHIKISGSSQKSTEFKELRFLRLGGDISALWPANLESLERLTVFHGPVYKDGVTLYQLPKNLRVMRATAQSHFEGSKPGKIIPNSSLEELDLRELRSLQKFSEKLDHLTALKVLILDKWDKMQELPEQVCGLRSLNRLSICGGNSLRNLPKLFAQLSLLEELMLTRCEQLEELPSTFGDLGSLKQLNLAECSNLKELPLSFGKLSSLEVLNLDSCSKLETFPSSFWELRSLTELRCSCLELKELPSNIEKLISLRLLDLSYCTKLKSLPSGVVKLRSLKVLNLFACCYLEEVPSTIGELPSLTKIDLRGCRNLRECPAALRRTKQGRTVWLPDDLMD, encoded by the exons ATGGGTTGCTGTTTCTCCAAGCCTACAGAGTCACCTGTTCAGAAGTCACCACAGCCACACACTTCGCAGCCTGCTATTCAGCAACCGCTGCATTCACAGCCATCTATTCAGAAGCCGCTGCCTTCACGGCCACCTGTCCAGCCATTGCCACCTTCCAAGCCACCTGTTCAGCAACTACCGCCTTCACGGCCACCTATTCAGCCACAGCCACTTGTTCAGCCGCCACCTGTTCAATCGCAGCCTTTGCAGCGGCCTATGGAGAAGCCTGCATCTGATCAGCTATGGATACCTGTTGCCTTATCTCCATTGCAGCCCATTTATCCAGACTATGCAG TTGGAATTCAAGAGCAGAAGAAAGATGTAACGAAGTTGCTCGACATGGAAAGAGAAAGCCAGTTCTCATTGGCGGTAATTATTTATGGATTTGGGGGCATAGGAAAGACCACGCTGGCCACTGCTGTGATTGCTGACTTAGATCTCGCACAGTACAACTACTCGGGAGTTGAAATCCATGCAGACCGGTCAAGGAATGACATAAAATCGTTGCAACGGCAAATATTGAAAGACGCCTTCCCAGCATATACTTTTGACAGGAATGTAACATTTAGAAATAGTTCAGAGGGTCGGGATCATCTCACCAGTGCTTTCCAAGCCCAAAGAAACAAGCCAGTATTTCTTTTTATTGACAACGTTCTTCGGGCAGAAGACTTGCAAGAGCTTTTCCCAAAAAGTTTAGCAGGCCTTCCGAAGCGGAGCAGAATAGTGCTTACAACTCGAAATCTGGGTGTCACGGAGATGCTCATACACGCCGGCCTTGAACGTCGTGACTATCCTGTGGGTACTCTACCCGACCAAGATGCCCTCAAAATTTTGTTCAAGGATGAAAACATCAGAGGCAGAGAGAACATGCAAAAAGCCCTGAAGATTTGTGATGGGATTCCCTTGGTGTTAGAAATTGTTGGTGCTCGTTTGCGTAAGCAGAATTACATGGTAGAGAGATGTACTCAAATATTTGAAGCTTTGGAGACAGGAGAGGATGTCAAAGAAGAAAATCTGAGTCAGCGTATGGTGACTTCTGTTTATAATGAGCTGGCACCATCTACGCGAGAAGCGTTTTCGGATATTTGCTGCTTCTTTACTAACTGGTGTCGTCGTGATGTAGAGTACATTGTTGGCGCTCAGGACGTCACACTTCTTCAGGAGGCGGCATTGATGAAGACGTCCAGCAAAGATGAGTTTGTCCATGACATCATTCGAGCAAAAGGGCGAAGCTTGTCTAAAAGCAATAGAATTCTTGATATGCAGTCCTGGAGGGAAATAGCACATGATGATCAA AAGCTCAAGCAAATCAAGGGGGTTTGGCTCGGCAAGGAGGAGTCTGAATCTGGGCATGAAGTTGATGAGAAGCAATTGCATTCATTGAAAAATTCGTTGAGAGTTCTTTGTTTGGAAAGCCACATAAAAATATCAGGATCAAGCCAAAAATCAACTGAATTCAAGGAACTTAGATTCCTCCGTTTGGGTGGTGACATTTCTGCTTTATGGCCAGCGAATTTGGAGTCGCTTGAGAGATTGACTGTGTTCCATGGCCCTGTCTATAAGGATGGTGTCACTTTATATCAG CTGCCTAAGAACCTACGGGTGATGAGAGCCACTGCACAGTCTCACTTCGAGGGATCCAAACCGGGAAAaattattccaaattcttctttaGAAGAATTGGATTTAAGAGAATTGAGAAGTCTCCAGAAGTTTTCCGAAAAGTTGGATCACTTAACTGCCCTGAAGGTCTTGATACTAGATAAGTGGGACAAAATGCAAGAGCTGCCTGAGCAGGTTTGTGGGTTGCGTTCATTAAATAGATTGAGCATTTGTGGTGGAAATTCCTTGAGAAATCTGCCAAAATTGTTTGCCCAGTTAAGTTTATTAGAGGAGTTGATGTTAACAAGGTGTGAGCAATTGGAGGAATTGCCCTCGACTTTTGGAGATCTGGGTTCTCTGAAACAGTTGAATTTGGCAGAGTGTAGCAACTTAAAGGAATTGCCCTTGAGCTTTGGGAAATTAAGCTCTTTGGAGGTCTTAAATTTAGATAGCTGCTCTAAATTAGAAACCTTCCCTTCCAGCTTTTGGGAACTCAGGTCTTTAACAGAATTAAGATGTAGCTGTTTGGAACTGAAAGAATTGCCTTCAAACATTGAAAAGCTTATTTCTTTAAGACTTTTAGATTTAAGTTATTGCACGAAATTGAAAAGCTTGCCTTCCGGTGTAGTAAAACTCCGCTCACTCAAAGTATTGAATCTATTCGCTTGCTGTTACTTAGAAGAAGTGCCTTCCACCATTGGGGAACTTCCatcacttacaaaaatagatttaaGAGGATGTCGCAATTTGAGAGAATGTCCAGCTGCTCTTAGGCGAACGAAACAAGGACGGACCGTTTGGCTGCCGGACGACCTAATGGACTAG